The nucleotide window ACAAAACACTGGGCAACGAGGGCATTTTGAAAGTGATGAAAAACACCATCAAACGAGAGGCATACTTTCACTCCATTGTGGCTTTTTGTGACTCTGGCAAATCAAGCTCGCTTAAATGTTTCAGCGGCAGAATCGACGGAAAGATAACCGCTAAAGAGCAAGGAAAACATGGCTTCGGCTTCGACCCCATCTTTGCACCATCAGCCCAACTCGACAGGACTTTCGCAGAAATGACGCAGCAAGAAAAGAACAACCACTCCCACAGGGCTCAAGCGCTGCGAAAATTCGGAGCTTGGTTTCGTCAAAAGTACACTCGATCTAAACTCTGAAAGCAATAGAAAAAGAGGAAAAGAGAAACAGAATTGTTTCGCTTAGGCTCCAGTTGGCTTTCTTTTGCTCATGTAAATTAGCACAGTGACCCAGAGCTCAGATTTCTAACGCCAAGATATGTCGCCTCGTGAAATCGAGCCAACCATCATCAAAATGGCTGTGGAAAACTGGTGGAAGGAAAATAAGAGAGTGAGGTGTCATGAGGCGCCTATTTTGGCCTTGTTATTTGGACGTCTTTCATGAGTATGTATGGCGATAGTGATGGCGGATCTGCTTCTCCCCACCAGTGCACGTGTTGGCGTTCCTTGGATATGCCCGCGACATTGTTGAGCATTTGGAGCGCGTTGTCGCTTAAGCGTACGTCTTTCCATGATTGTGTGATTTCGCCGTTTTCTATGAGGAAGATGCCGTCTCTAGGTATCGTTGAGAAGTCTCCTTTAGCATAGTTTTGGAACCGAGTATACCACGTGTTTGTTAGGTACAGGCCGCGTTTCATGTCTTTGAACATTTCTTCTCTGCTCATGTCACCTGCGTCTAGTTCAAGGTTCCATGGACTCGGGAACACGAGTCCAGCGTTGCCTGTGGTTTCAGTTTTGAAGATCTTAGCTGTTGAGGTGTTGTGCACGAAGGTTTTGAGCATGCCTTTGTGGATTAACACGTTTTCCTTCACTGGCGCTCCTTCATCGTCAAACACTCGATTGCTCATTGAATACCGAGCGGGAACGTCACGCATGGTTACCATATCAGACGCAACCTTCTGACCTAGTTTGTCAACGAAGATGGACATTTGAATCATCACGGCGTAAGCGGACGTCATGCCACCCCACGTTCCCAATAGCGCACCCGTGAACAATGGGTCGAAGATAATGTCGTAGCGTCCTTCTACTCCTGCTTTTGGCTTCTTCGCCATTTTAGCGATTTCTCCAGCTTTTTTGCCCGCTCTAGCCGGGTCGAAGCCTTTAGCGGTTGAGCTGCATTCAACACCATGTCCAGAGGCTTCTTGCTGAGAAAAGGCTCTGATCGATAATTCAATCGCCGATCGGCGGTCTTCGCCCGTCGGACCTTCAGAAGATGCCAGATAGACGTCTTCAAGCTTTGTGAATAGAATTCCTCCAGCGTTCAAGTCGGGTCCAGCTTCTTTGCGTGCGGCTTCTATGGATTCATGAACATATTCTGCTTGATTCAAGTTCTCAAGAGACTTGTCCGCCTTGCTTCTTTCGTAGCGAAACTTGCCCTTGGCAACGCCGCCGTACATTGGATTCTCTTTTGAAGCTTTTGCCAACTGATAGAGGCGTTTCATTGTTGCGTCAATGTCCTTGAAATCGTGTATCTGCGTTGCTACTAGACGTTTTTGCCAAGAAAGCGCCACATCGGTGACGTAGTCATTCCATGCTACTGTGATGTCCACTTCATTGTTGCTGAACCTTGTTTGACGGTAACGCCCTAACGTTGTTCTAGCGATGACTTCGTCTGCGCCAAGTGTTTTGCCTTTCTTAACGATTGCTTCAGTTTTTGCTAGTTGCTCGCTCATTTCACATACACCCCTCTCAACCTGATGATGGGTCCACCAGTATAGACAGGGACGCCCTGCATGGGGTCACTCTTGCCGCAGGTAGCTGCGTTGTACTCAATCTTCTTGGAAACGGCGTCCACGGCGGTCCAGAAGATCTTTGTAGTAGTCTCGATGACGGGTCGAGCTATAGGATGCTTTAGCTCGCCCTTTTCGATCCAGTAAGCTTCGCGTCCTACGTAACGCTGGTTGAACCGTTTGTCGTCGATGTTCCATTCGGTGAACGATTTCATGTATATGCCTTGCTTAACGTCCTTGAAGATTTCTTCCTCGGTGAAGTCGCCAGGTTCAACAAACGTGTTTGCCATTCTCACAATGGCTTCGCGATCATAATTGTTAGCCCGTGAAGAACCGTTGCTTCTCGCTTTCAACCTTGCCCCAGTCTCGCGATTGTGCAAAAACTCGTTGATCACGCCATTTTTGTACAAGCATCTGCGCCCAGCCTTGATGCCTTCGTCATCATACTCGTAGTAGCCAAAACTATTCTTAACCGTGGGGTCATCAACGACAGTAACTGCTTCGCTGCCGATTCTTGTTCCCAACCAGAAGGACCCGCCTGGGTAGATGAACGATCGCCCTGCCTGACTCATCTCTCTTCCCAAAATTCGGTCGGCTTCCATTGGGTGTCCACAAGACTCATGCGCCGCGATGCCCGCGACCTCACATCCGCAAACCAAATCCATCTTGCCGGGGTTGACAGCCTTGGCTTCTTTGATCACGCGCTGTAGCACTTTTGCTTCGTTAATCATCTGCTCACTCATTTTCCAGTGGTCGAGCGCTTCCCATCCGCCAGCATAGCCAAACTGCTTGTACGCCTGTTCTGGTTTGCCGTTTTCAACCACTGTTACGAAGGCGAAAGCGTTGATTCGCGGAACATACGATGAAATCACCGAGCCTTCAGTGTTTGCAAAGTATTTTTCTACTAGATTTGAGCCGAAGTTGAGCATTCTCGATGGAACATTTATTCCCTGCGAGGTCAAGTCTTTGTCGATTTCTGCCATTGTTTCAATTCGGGTTTCAGACGATATGTTTGCTATCTTCTTTTTCTCCTCAGCTTTCCAGTTGGCTTTGACGCTTTTTTCTTCAGCAAACGTGATTTTTTCCATGCGTTTTGCCGTCTTAGCGAATTTGTGCGCCATGTCAACAATTGTTTTGGCCTCGTTCTTTGTCCACTTGTTAGTTGAAGCGAAGCCAATGCCACCGTCTGCTAGAATCCGCACACAGAAGCCGTCGTCTACTGATGAAACGTAGGCGTCTAAGAGGCCGTTTTTCATAACTAGGCCTTCTTGTTTCTCAGTGTGCGCTCTGACCTCTGCGTAGTCAACTTTCTTGCTTTGGGCATACGTTAATGCGAAATCTGCTATGTCTTTGTCCATTTCGGTTCTCCCCTCGTGAATCATTGGATACAGTTTTGTAGAGGTAGAAAAGCTTTTTCCAAAAAGCGGCTTTTCATCTTGAAATTCGGCTCAGATCAGAACTCACATAACTGGTGCGCAAGGGACGAGTTGTTGTTTTTCCTACAATGAAGGCAACTTACGTGTCATTATGGCGGCGTCTTCGCCGTCAGCGTAATAGCCCTGCACTGTTCTTGAGGTGTCGAAGCCTAGTTTCTTGTAGAGGTTTATGGCAGGCGTGTTGCTGACACGTACTTCAAGGTAGCAGTCTTTAGCCTTGTACGTTCGCATGCGCACCATGGCTTCGCGAATCAGAGCTTCGCCCACGCCCCTCCGTTGGTATTGGGGCAAAACAGCGACTGAAATGACATGCCCACGTTTGGTTATGCCGAGCAAGCCGAAGTCTGGAAGCCCGGTTTCTATGCGGCACGTAATGTAGCCTACAATTTCAGTAGCAACTTCAGCTACGACGAACGCTTCGGGATAGCGTTCATACAGTTCCATGAAGAAGTAGGTAGAGTAGTTTTCTGGCAGGCACACCTGGTTGATATGCATGACTTTCTCCAAATCGTCCGGTTGGAAGCGCCTCAACGTGAACGTTGTTTGAACCATTTGCGTGCCATCTGACTTCATTGGTTAATTACTGCTTTGAGTTAAGCGTTTTGTACTGGCTGTTCAGATGTTTGAATAATGGGCAGAGTGATATTTCCATGCGGCATCACCCAAACCCTTGCATCTTTGCCCACAATATCGAAAGCGTCTCTTAAGGCGTCATTTAACGCTCTAGCCGTTCGAAGTCTGAAAGTTCCAACAGCATGGTAATCGGGCAAGGTAGAAACCAGGATGACTTGAACTCGTTGCAGTGCTTTGACCAAGTAGTACGCTTTGTGCCCGCCTAGTTTGAAATGACGCTTGATTTCGGTTTCCATTTCTTTCGGATCTTTGAACTTGGTCATCCAGTCATAGAAGATTTCGTTGCCATGACCATCCGGGCATTCAGCCACCCAAATAATTGCTCCGCCTCGTTTCGTGGCTTCTAGCGCGTTTTCCAGTCCTTTGTGTGCTTGGTAAAGGTCAATGTCGTGTGGATGTCCACCTGAACTCGCAACAACTATGTCTGCTCTTCGTTCGATTTGGACTTTGTACATCTCGTCGACTAGTTTGACCCCTTCGGAGAACGCTTGTACGAGATCGCCGGCGAAGGCTTTGACGATTTCGTTCCTACTGTTGGTTACAGCGTTAACGATAAAGTCAGCCTTGGCTAGTCTGGCTGCCTCAACCATGTCCTCATGCACAGGGTTGCCCTCCAACACGCCAGTTTTTGCTTTTGGGTTCAGAATCATAGCGTGATTGTGTTGGATTGTTTCCTCTCCTGAGACAGCTGGCAGCACGCTTTTTCTTCCGCCACCGTAACCAGCATAATAATGCAGTTCAATGCTGTTTGTCAGGATGCGAAAGTCAGCTTCCGCAAAAACTTTGTTGACGTAAACTTTGTTCAGATGCGTTTTGGTTCTACTTAAATAGACTAGGTCTTTGGCTTTGCAGTCATGGCTTACTGTTTTGATTCTTCCGAGGGTTTCTTCGCCTAGGATGACTTTCTGTTCCTCAGGCTTTGGTGCTCTGTGGGTTCCGCATCCGAAAACTATTGTTATGTCGGAATCCGGGATGCCTGCTTTGTTCAAGTCTTCGATGACAGGTGGCAAGATCAAATGGCTGGGTGTGGAGCGGGTTTGATCGTTAACCACAATGACAACTTTGCTGCCTGGATTGACCATTTCAGCTAGCCGTTTAGTTCCGATCGGTTCGTTTAGCGCTCGCGTAATTTCTGCCTTTGGGTCTTTGACGCCTTCTTTTTCTTTCGGTTCAATGTTGCCCAAATAGTTGCGTGTTGGAATGCGTGCGCAGATCTCGGTTTTACCGTAGGGCACCCAGATGTCAACCAAGGCTGCTTCCTTCTTTCTGAAATGTAAGTGGATTATGAAAGATTAGGATTTCTTTTAAACATAGCGGAATGACCGCTTTCATCTGAAAGTTACAGTGGCAGCAAAGAAAAAGAGAAGGTGTGAAGGCGGGTTTATTTGCCCACTGCTTCGGCGTCTACCAATCCATGGCCGAACATTATGTCGAGTCCTGGGTCTCCTAGGTCTTCGGCTTCGTCGAACATGAGTTGAACTATTTCTGAGCTCGTCATTTCAGGGTGTGCTGCAAGTGCTAAGGCTGCTGATGCGCTCACATGCGGGGTGGCCATGCTTGTGCCGCTCCATGTTGCGTATTGTCCTCTAAGATAGGTTGATGTTATGCGTGAGCCAGGTGCTGCCAGGTCGATTTCGGGTCCGCGGTTGCTCCAGCTGGTTATCTGGTCAGTCATGTTCATGGCTGAGACAGCTATTACGAAGGGCAAAGCGGCTGGATAGATCACTGCGCCTCCTTCGTTGCCCGCGGCTGCAACTAGGATTATGCCCATATCCCACGCCTCGTGAAGCATTTCATCCTCAGCTTGGGAGTAGCCACCGCCGTAGCTCATGGACACCACCTGTATGTTGTTGTTTAGGTCACTATCAAACCAAGTGTTGATGACAAAGTCATAGGACTCCAGCAAATCTTTGAGTTGGAGAATGCCGCCCGCAGAAGCCTTGATTATCCAGAGGTCGATTCTTGGTCCCACACCGATTACGCCGATTTCATTGTTGACAGCTGCTATTGTGCCTGCAACGTGTGTGCCATGTCCGTAGTGATCGTCAACTGTGTCCGCTTTTGGCGGCACCGCTGAGAATACGCCTTCAATATTACCTATCAAATCGGGGTGATCTGGGTCCACGCCCGTGTCGATTATGGCGATGTTGGTGCCTTC belongs to Candidatus Bathyarchaeia archaeon and includes:
- a CDS encoding XTP/dITP diphosphatase, with the protein product MRKGKIAFFVTGNVGKFHEARAVLKEFDISTAMLSMETKEIQADDIDAIAKASALEAAMKSKMHIFVEDAGLFIQALNGFPGPYSSYVHKTLGNEGILKVMKNTIKREAYFHSIVAFCDSGKSSSLKCFSGRIDGKITAKEQGKHGFGFDPIFAPSAQLDRTFAEMTQQEKNNHSHRAQALRKFGAWFRQKYTRSKL
- a CDS encoding S8 family serine peptidase; this translates as MKLKALLLALILFGIFISSAIALRPATDKVSIIVRFKDKIDTETIAKANGQILKTYKSIPALAAHVDAASVDVLRTNPNIAYVETDKERRIQGRLNEVQAKPGSVQPPQTLPWGVDRIDADRVWHRNEGEGTNIAIIDTGVDPDHPDLIGNIEGVFSAVPPKADTVDDHYGHGTHVAGTIAAVNNEIGVIGVGPRIDLWIIKASAGGILQLKDLLESYDFVINTWFDSDLNNNIQVVSMSYGGGYSQAEDEMLHEAWDMGIILVAAAGNEGGAVIYPAALPFVIAVSAMNMTDQITSWSNRGPEIDLAAPGSRITSTYLRGQYATWSGTSMATPHVSASAALALAAHPEMTSSEIVQLMFDEAEDLGDPGLDIMFGHGLVDAEAVGK
- a CDS encoding TldD/PmbA family protein, which encodes MSEQLAKTEAIVKKGKTLGADEVIARTTLGRYRQTRFSNNEVDITVAWNDYVTDVALSWQKRLVATQIHDFKDIDATMKRLYQLAKASKENPMYGGVAKGKFRYERSKADKSLENLNQAEYVHESIEAARKEAGPDLNAGGILFTKLEDVYLASSEGPTGEDRRSAIELSIRAFSQQEASGHGVECSSTAKGFDPARAGKKAGEIAKMAKKPKAGVEGRYDIIFDPLFTGALLGTWGGMTSAYAVMIQMSIFVDKLGQKVASDMVTMRDVPARYSMSNRVFDDEGAPVKENVLIHKGMLKTFVHNTSTAKIFKTETTGNAGLVFPSPWNLELDAGDMSREEMFKDMKRGLYLTNTWYTRFQNYAKGDFSTIPRDGIFLIENGEITQSWKDVRLSDNALQMLNNVAGISKERQHVHWWGEADPPSLSPYILMKDVQITRPK
- a CDS encoding TldD/PmbA family protein; the protein is MDKDIADFALTYAQSKKVDYAEVRAHTEKQEGLVMKNGLLDAYVSSVDDGFCVRILADGGIGFASTNKWTKNEAKTIVDMAHKFAKTAKRMEKITFAEEKSVKANWKAEEKKKIANISSETRIETMAEIDKDLTSQGINVPSRMLNFGSNLVEKYFANTEGSVISSYVPRINAFAFVTVVENGKPEQAYKQFGYAGGWEALDHWKMSEQMINEAKVLQRVIKEAKAVNPGKMDLVCGCEVAGIAAHESCGHPMEADRILGREMSQAGRSFIYPGGSFWLGTRIGSEAVTVVDDPTVKNSFGYYEYDDEGIKAGRRCLYKNGVINEFLHNRETGARLKARSNGSSRANNYDREAIVRMANTFVEPGDFTEEEIFKDVKQGIYMKSFTEWNIDDKRFNQRYVGREAYWIEKGELKHPIARPVIETTTKIFWTAVDAVSKKIEYNAATCGKSDPMQGVPVYTGGPIIRLRGVYVK
- the rimI gene encoding ribosomal protein S18-alanine N-acetyltransferase, with translation MKSDGTQMVQTTFTLRRFQPDDLEKVMHINQVCLPENYSTYFFMELYERYPEAFVVAEVATEIVGYITCRIETGLPDFGLLGITKRGHVISVAVLPQYQRRGVGEALIREAMVRMRTYKAKDCYLEVRVSNTPAINLYKKLGFDTSRTVQGYYADGEDAAIMTRKLPSL
- the larA gene encoding nickel-dependent lactate racemase, translating into MVDIWVPYGKTEICARIPTRNYLGNIEPKEKEGVKDPKAEITRALNEPIGTKRLAEMVNPGSKVVIVVNDQTRSTPSHLILPPVIEDLNKAGIPDSDITIVFGCGTHRAPKPEEQKVILGEETLGRIKTVSHDCKAKDLVYLSRTKTHLNKVYVNKVFAEADFRILTNSIELHYYAGYGGGRKSVLPAVSGEETIQHNHAMILNPKAKTGVLEGNPVHEDMVEAARLAKADFIVNAVTNSRNEIVKAFAGDLVQAFSEGVKLVDEMYKVQIERRADIVVASSGGHPHDIDLYQAHKGLENALEATKRGGAIIWVAECPDGHGNEIFYDWMTKFKDPKEMETEIKRHFKLGGHKAYYLVKALQRVQVILVSTLPDYHAVGTFRLRTARALNDALRDAFDIVGKDARVWVMPHGNITLPIIQTSEQPVQNA